A single Cryptococcus deuterogattii R265 chromosome 2, complete sequence DNA region contains:
- a CDS encoding FK506-binding protein 4 yields MTLAMNLWSLTLLPGQQYPTYVRRDFQITNAALGEELRSKDGRSVVKVTHNPISQSMLESDDEWSDDDEDEDVLSEEDDEEMEVEDVKQKKGKMVEKEEEEEEEDSEEEDEDDFEDELEETNVLCSLTAGKTEQASLNLTFVRGEVVVFETTGDNVVHLMGNYIQQDEDSDDESDSDFDGEDDYSELYGSDDDLELDSEEEAAVAKITEIPDEPTPKSKKALPVADKKTAADAKPAQKRKAEELESPAKEDAGLSKAQKKKLAKKAKVEGEKAEEKPAAAAEKPAAKKETKAPQKKTLPSGLIIEDIKIGDGPVAKTGKRLGMRYIGKLTNGKQFDANTSGKPFSFVLGKGEVIRGWDEGLAGMAVGGERRLTIPAPLAYGNQKIPGIPKNSTLKFDVKLVSIN; encoded by the exons ATGACTCTTGCTATGAACCTTTGG AGCTTGACCCTCCTCCCTGGTCAACAATACCCCACCTATGTCCGACGTGACTTCCAGATCACCAACGCTGCTCTCGGTGAGGAGCTCCGCTCCAAGGACGGCCGTTCTGTCGTTAAGGTTACCCACAACCCCATCTCTCAGTCAATGCTGgagagtgatgatgaatggagcgatgacgatgaggatgaggatgttctttctgaagaggatgacgaagagatggaggttgaggatgtaaagcaaaagaagggtaagatggttgagaaggaggaggaagaggaagaagaggacagtgaggaagaggacgaggatgactTCGAAGATGAGTTGGAGGAGACCAATGTTCTCTGTTCCCTTACTGCTGGCAAG ACCGAACAAGCTTCTCTCAACCTCACTTTCGTCCGTGGCGAGGTTGTCGTGTTTGAGACCACCGGTGACAA CGTCGTTCACCTTATGGGCAACTATATCCAACAGGACGAAGACTCTGACGACGAGTCTGACTCTGACTTCGATGGCGAGGATGATTACTCGGAGCTTTACGGCTCTGATGACgaccttgagcttgactctgaggaggaagctgcCGTCGC GAAGATCACTGAGATCCCCGACGAACCCACTCCCAAGTCCAAGAAGGCCCTTCCTGTTGCGGACAAAAAGACTGCCGCCGACGCCAAGCCTGCCCAAAAACGCAAGgctgaagagcttgagTCTCCCGCTAAGGAGGACGCCGGTTTGAGCAAAgctcagaagaagaagctcgcAAAGAAGGCTAAGGTTGAGGGCGAAAAGGCTGAGGAAAAAcccgctgctgctgccgagAAGCCTGCCgcaaagaaggagaccAAAGCTCCCCAGAAG AAAACCCTTCCTTCTGGTCTAATCATCGAGGACATCAAGATCGGCGACGGCCCCGTTGCCAAAACCGGCAAGCGTCTGGGCATGCG ATACATTGGCAAGCTCACCAACGGAAAGCAGTTTGATGCTAACACCTCCGGCAAACCCTTCTCTTTCGTCCTTGGCAAGGGTGAAGTTATCAGGGGTTGGGATGAGGGTTTGGCCGGCATGGCGGTCGGTGGCGAGAGAAGGTTGACT ATTCCCGCCCCTTTGGCTTACGGTAACCAGAAGATTCCTGGTATCCCCAAGAA CTCCACTCTCAAGTTTGATGTCAAGCTTGTCTCTATCAACTAG
- a CDS encoding ARP2/3 complex 20 kDa subunit: MSNTLRPYLNAVRATLTAALTLSNFSSQVVERHNKPEVECGTSPEVVLHPLIISRNESERVLIEPSVNSIRLSIAIKQADEIEKILCHKFTRFMMMRAEGFVILRRKPLPGYDISFLITNFHSESMLKHKLVDFIIQFMEDVDKEISEMKLSLNARARIVAESYLSTFA; this comes from the exons ATG TCAAATACCCTCCGTCCTTACCTCAACGCCGTCCGCGCAACCCTCACTGCCGCGCTCACCTTATCCAACTTCTCATCCCAAGTGGTTGAACGGCACAATAAACCCGAAGTAGAGTGCGGAACCTCACCAGAGGTTGTCCTTCATCCGTTGATCATTTCGAGGAATGAGAGCGAGAGGGTGCTTATAGAGCCCAGTGTCAACTCGATCAGGCTCAGTATCGCAATCAAGCAAGcagatgagattgagaaaaTCCTGTGTCACAAGTTTACTAGAttcatgatgatgagagcgGAAGGTTTTGTTATTCTCAGGAGAAAGCCTCTACCT GGCTACGACATCTCGTTCTTGATAACCAACTTCCACTCTGAATCAATGCTTAAACACAAGCTTGTCGACTTCATCATTCAATTTATGGAAGACGTGGATAAGGAAATTAGTGAGATGAAGCTGTCCCTCAATGCCAGGGCGCGAATTGTCGCAGAGAGTTACCTTTCTACG TTTGCGTAA
- a CDS encoding U3 small nucleolar RNA-associated protein 22 (genome sequence mistake), protein MPPGIFTPKDRLDYRYFHKRAFYLAVIFSELQRLASKEGELKGVRIEWDTNMADERRPIIVVHAGKDQGLKYKVDIRIHASIPSSLFPLSSLSPAKCLVRSSLLTTTDQLGAIPSPLYNTSILHDTLQKPHLLHLHRLSQLLPSNTRTVDSFFALWRIWAKRRGIRRERGGSAWIAGMILGWVINGGWVGGVGGNREKVKKVVGVGRGLGAWAALRAAWEFLAHTDFEQTPIFLHPSSSPSSFEHSVFLTFSHVFTDPTGLVNIFADWDAGEIDFLRYHARETLAMLEDESGERFADVFLKGFDLGPAVFDEFFHVDISSARLPDDLFGRSEYPSVSSLAITHFSSTLRRGLSNRINFVHICPISEQSVSVGLLLDPSHANRVLDIGPSSDKPLEGEAFRGLWGEKAELRRFKDGSIAESVVWDLSRPEDAALIPSKIVKYILEKHYSIPGDAVTSFSSSQNWLGLIQIPSTARDAISIKGSEKLGFRPMLNDYDSLYKALKDIDQKLPLAVLNVQPSSPLLRYSSTFVPHPVDIHRFSAAPNCIKYIPSADVIVQFESSPKWPDDLAAVQKVKLALFDKLARTLPSKLPETKANIVFDAGASEIEDQASLLVMLPKGISFRLRIYYEREKTMLERVLHEDKPLFATSLPYPPRRLVAPALAIHLERFHYLPAHHSSLAPMHHRYPTYSSACRLLKRWFAAHMLLGRGGVREEIVELIMAGVYLEPGRGKTPSSAVGGFMRAMDLLECWDWRTEPLLIPIVSASSPSSTSASGRVRFPAELKEEALKLFEHLRANEKGTDGKEASVHAWVVCTEQDVEGMRWTKGIGKAVAARVRALARATVNAVKDSVERGSLDVQALFITPLEHYDIIIHLSSKFLSTSAQSILPNPSLWEPHLKYRNLTSSSEDDDGMRIDFDPAALFVNDLKKLYGDSLMLFVDCHGGNVVGGVWNHTKNGARGLKSFLGWNGMPVKSEAELVEVNKEAIIGEIARLGQDLVVKIERRR, encoded by the exons ATGCCGCCT GGTATCTTTACGCCTAAAGATAGGCTTGACTACAGATATTTCCATAAGCGAGCGTTCTACCTAGCTGTCATTTTCTCAGAACTGCAACGACTGGCTAGTAAAGAGGGTGAACTGAAAGGCGTTAGAATTGAGTGGGATACAAACATGGCCGATGAGAGACGACCTATCATTGTCGTACATGCTGGCAAGG ATCAAGGCCTCAAATACAAAGTGGACATTCGTATCCACGCCTCGatcccttcatcccttttccctttgtcATCTTTATCACCAGCGAAGTGCCTTGTTCGCAGTAGCTTACTTACCACTACCGACCAGCTTGGTGCTATCCCATCCCCTCTATACAATACATCTATATTGCATGACACCCTCCAGAaacctcatcttcttcacttgcACCGACTTTCtcaactccttccatcGAATACTCGCACCGTTGACTCCTTTTTCGCGCTATGGAGAATCTGGGCAAAACGAAGGGGAATacgaagagaaaggggTGGTAGTGCATGGATAGCTGGAATGATATTGGGCTGGGTTATCAACGGAGGCTGGGTGGGCGGTGTAGGCGGAAATAGAgagaaagtgaaaaaagTTGTAGGCGTCGGTAGGGGTTTGGGAGCTTGGGCCGCCCTTCGGGCTGCCTGGGAGTTTTTGG CTCACACCGACTTCGAACAAACTCCTATTTTTCTCCACCCATCGTCCTCGCCTTCGTCTTTTGAGCATTCCGTGTTTCTCACCTTCTCTCACGTTTTTACGGACCCTACTGGCCTCGTCAATATATTTGCTGACTGGGACGCTGGTGAAATTGATTTCTTACGATACCACGCAAGGGAGACATTGGCGatgttggaagatgaaagcgGAGAACGGTTTGCCGATGTCTTCCTGAAGGGATTCGATCTTGGTCCTGCCGTGTTTGATGAGTTCTTCCA CGTTGATATCTCATCAGCTAGGCTCCCGGATGATCTATTTGGACGCTCCGAATACCCTTCTGTCTCCTCTCTCGCAATAACCCACTTCTCTTCTACTCTCCGCCGAGGTCTCTCCAACCGCATAAATTTTGTTCATATCTGCCCAATTTCAGAACAAAGCGTGTCTGTGGGATTACTTTTGGACCCTTCCCATGCTAATCGCGTTCTCGACATTGGGCCATCTTCTGACAAGCCATTGGAAGGCGAAGCTTTCCGTGGACTCTGGGGGGAGAAAGCTGAGCTGCGAAGATTCAAAGATGGGAGCATTGCAGAAAGTGTGGTTTGGGATCTGTCGAGACCCGAAGATGCGGCTTTGATCCCAAGCAAAATTGTCAAATATATTCTGGAAAAACATTACTCCATCCCCGGAGACGCGgtcacctccttctccagctcgCAAAACTGGTTAGGTCTCATTCAAATCCCGTCAACCGCTAGGGATGCGATCAGTATCAAGGGTTCTGAGAAGCTTGGCTTCCGACCGATGTTGAATGACTACGATAGCCTTTACAAAGCCTTGAAAGATATTGACCAAAAACTTCCCCTGGCGGTTCTCAATGtccagccttcttctcctcttcttcgctaTTCTTCCACATTTGTACCTCATCCCGTCGACATTCATCGCTTTTCCGCAGCACCGAATTGCATCAAGTATATTCCTTCTGCCGACGTGATCGTACAATTTGAGAGTTCACCAAAATGGCCCGACGATCTTGCGGCCGTTCAAAAGGTCAAGCTTGCTTTGTTCGACAAGCTGGCAAGAACTCTACCGTCAAAGCTTCCGGAGACAAAAGCCAATATTGTCTTTGACGCTGGGGCGAGCGAGATTGAGGACCAAGCATCTTTGCTGGTAATGCTTCCAAAGGGTATTTCCTTCAGGCTTCGGATCTACTATGAACGGGAGAAAACCATGCTGGAACGGGTGCTCCATGAAGATAAACCACTTTTCGCTACCTCGCTTCCCTATCCCCCTCGTCGACTTGTGGCACCTGCCCTTGCTATTCATCTCGAAAGATTTCACTACCTACCTGctcatcattcttcccTTGCACCGATGCACCACAGATATCCCACGTATTCCTCCGCTTGTCGTCTTTTGAAGAGGTGGTTTGCTGCCCATATGCTTCTGGGTAGAGGTGGggtgagggaggagatAGTCGAACTGATCATGGCGGGCGTGTACCTCGAAccaggaaggggaaagacACCTTCCAGTGCTGTAGGAGGATTCATGAGAGCAATGGATTTGCTGGAATGTTGGGACTGGAGGACTGAGCCTTTGCTCATTCCCATTGTCAGcgcttcatctccatcttccacatccGCGTCTGGACGCGTGAGGTTTCCCGCCGAACTCAAAGAGGAGGCACTTAAATTATTTGAGCATCTCCGTGCCAACGAAAAAGGCACCGACGGGAAAGAAGCGAGTGTCCATGCGTGGGTCGTGTGCACAGAGCAGGATGTGGAAGGGATGAGGTGGACGAAGGGAATTGGCAAGGCTGTGGCGGCACGTGTGAGAGCATTGGCAAGAGCTACTGTGAACGCCGTCAAAGACAGTGTCGAAAGGGGTAGTCTAGATGTCCAG GCGCTGTTCATCACTCCCTTGGAGCATTacgacatcatcattcacCTATCTTCCAAATTTCTGTCGACATCTGCTCAATCTATCCTGCCTAACCCCTCGTTATGGGAACCTCACCTCAAGTATCGCAACctcacttcatcttcagaagacgacgatggTATGAGGATCGACTTTGATCCAGCCGCCTTGTTTGTCAACGATCTGAAAAAGCTTTACGGTGACAGCCTCATGCTTTTTGTTGATTGTCACGGGGGCAATGTGGTGGGCGGTGTTTGGAATCATACAAAAAATGGTGCAAGGGGGTTGAAATCATTTTTAGGTTGGAATGGTATGCCTGTAAAGTCCGAA GCCGAGCTGGTGGAGGTTAATAAAGAAGCGATTATCGGGGAGATTGCAAGACTTGGGCAAGACCTGGTGGTGAAGATTGAGAGAAGGCGATAA